One Miscanthus floridulus cultivar M001 chromosome 11, ASM1932011v1, whole genome shotgun sequence DNA window includes the following coding sequences:
- the LOC136494911 gene encoding OVARIAN TUMOR DOMAIN-containing deubiquitinating enzyme 6-like: MTRIFVQRGTAGSSSSSGRSGSQPAQQPAAAAREEELPLQPQPQLPELLAIDDTTEYLNEGSENSSSSNKPLRADDTISESSSSAEERAAREKPPKDDSNVINPTLLVEELTGLQIPDQIEHGNSVPSGTSSSQMVGAASHPPPPPAPPPKPLLGSNGLRRMGPGSSNSVRIGSSRRPVVWPPVAARTSASGSRPSSPRSLVDGEGYNSADEQGPCYPSSYDDSEREHMFEHDLRRVKGLEIRKMAEDGNCLFRAVADQVYGDAEAYDMARQMCVDYMERERDHFSQFITESFTLYCKRKRRDKVYGNNVEIQAFAEMYNRPIHIYSYSSEPINIFQGSYNTDVPPIRLSYHHGNHYNSVVDPRRQTVGAGLGFSSLRGTNNVDRDQVKAAIKAQQDQQIENALLAEGRFYSDLELTEREIERMVMDASRSEYLAKEKKLNIRESSTSGAEPSSSAAISDSSRSVAGADRGSEDYFVLPDTVLTRSMQLLLAMGFSYIQVMEAYSIFGEDVDSMVCYLVETGGTGASAGGSNRRKGKAAE; encoded by the exons ATGACGAGGATCTTCGTGCAGCGCGGGACAGCCGGCTCCTCGTCCAGCTCCGGTCGCTCGGGCTCGCAGCCAGCGCAGCAGCCGGCAGCAGCTGCCCGGGAGGAGGAGTTGCCGCTGCAACCTCAGCCACAGCTGCCGGAGCTATTGGCCATAGATGATACAACTGAGTATTTAAATGAGGGCAGCGAGAACAGCAGTAGCAGCAATAAGCCTTTGAGGGCGGATGACACCATTTCAGAGAGCTCGAGCTCCGCAGAGGAGAGGGCTGCCAGGGAGAAGCCTCCTAAGGATGACTCTAATGTAATCAACCCCACTTTGTTAGTAGAGGAACTGACAGGGCTCCAGATCCCTGATCAGATTGAACATGGAAACTCTGTGCCGTCAGGCACTAGTTCATCACAGATGGTGGGTGCAGCATCacacccgccgccaccgccagctCCACCTCCAAAACCATTGTTGGGGAGTAATGGGTTGCGGAGAATGGGGCCTGGAAGTTCGAACAGTGTGCGGATTGGATCTTCAAGAAGGCCAGTAGTTTGGCCACCAGTGGCAGCCCGGACATCTGCTTCAGGTTCTCGGCCCTCTTCGCCTAGGTCACTCGTCGATGGCGAAGGTTACAATAGTGCTGATGAACAGGGCCCCTGTTACCCCTCAAGTTATGATGATTCG gaaagggagcatatgtttgAGCATGACCTAAGGCGAGTGAAAGGGTTGGAAATCAGAAAGATGGCCGAAGACGGGAACTGTCTATTCAGAGCTGTTGCTGATCAAGTTTATGGAGACGCAGAAGCTTATGACATGGCTAGGcagatgtgtgttgattatatg GAAAGGGAACGGGATCATTTCTCTCAGTTCATAACTGAAAGTTTTACATTATACTGTAAGAGGAAAAGGAGAGATAAG GTTTATGGCAACAATGTTGAGATCCAGGCATTTGCAGAGATGTACAATCGTCCCATTCACATATATTCCTACAGTTCAG AGCCCATTAACATTTTTCAAGGAAGCTATAACACAGACGTTCCTCCAATTAGGTTAAGTTACCATCATGGTAATCATTACAATTCAGTGGTTGATCCCCGCCGACAGACAGTTGGGGCAGGCCTTGGATTTAGCTCACTTAGAGGG ACCAATAATGTTGACAGGGACCAGGTGAAGGCTGCAATAAAAGCTCAGCAAGACCAGCAAATTGAGAAT GCACTTTTGGCGGAAGGGCGATTCTACTCCGATCTGGAGTTAACAGAGAGGGAAATTGAACGGATGGTGATGGACGCCTCGCGTTCAGAATATCTGGCCAAGGAGAAAAAACTTAACATTAGGGAGTCATCGACATCAGGGGCAGAGCCATCTTCATCTGCCGCAA TTAGTGATTCCTCCCGTTCAGTTGCTGGAGCAGATAGAGGCAGCGAGGACTACTTTGTGCTCCCAGACACTGTACTGACTCGCAGCATGCAGTTGCTCCTGGCAATGGGCTTCAGCTACATCCAGGTCATGGAGGCCTACAGCATATTCGGTGAGGACGTGGACTCGATGGTCTGCTACCTGGTGGAGACCGGAGGCACCGGAGCCTCAGCAGGTGGTAGCAATCGCCGGAAAGGAAAGGCTGCTGAGTGA